In Lutra lutra chromosome 13, mLutLut1.2, whole genome shotgun sequence, one genomic interval encodes:
- the ZNF658 gene encoding zinc finger protein 658 isoform X2: MNMVQGSMSFEDVIVEFTQDEWQYMSPAQRILYRDVMLENYSHLISVGCCTTKPEMIFKLEQGEEPWSLEEEFLNQRYPGYFSVDIHIEGNQEKQEKPLWQVIFTDNKTLSKDGQKVLEKPFILDILPNSSEKMPCKCDSCRMNLQVVSELIICDRNYSRKKADYMNVCKKLQLDIKDEKTHTREKRYDYNRNMKPLINRKDHQKLQSLEQSFECNEFGKVLHGKTLIIIGEESYKGDELRKTCDKAALFNYTRTGTREKCFDLNECGKSCDKTTSVNYNKVHMAVTNSEYNESGNNFSRILSLTQSQRTVKEQRAFVSSKCDENMIPSSTHTVQKKTQIKDESCAFNGCINAFYQKLDLIVCQRTHTEEEPYQCDKYGRSFHQNSAVSVHQQNETGEKSFECNECRKSFYQKAQLIHHQRIQSGEKPEECGDSFYSSSHPIHYPGTDMRVSLYDCNKCGKTFCQKSNIHENLTGRTKDYDNSGCGKPYKKPALIVHQRTYTGMKLCQSNTHGKTFSKIVHFKEHQRINTGEKSYKCIECGKTFFKTSHLRAHQRIHTGEKPYKCTECGKTFSHKTHLSAHQRIHTGEKPYECNGCGKTFADNSTLRAHQRIHTGEKPYECNECGRSFAHISVLRAHQRIHTGEKPYECNDCGRSFAHNSALRAHQRIHTGEKPYECSDCEKTFAHNSALRVHQRIHTGEKPYECSECMKTFAHNSALRAHQKIHTGEKLYECNECRKTFSQKTHLSTHQRIHTGEKPYECSECGKTFSQKSYLSGHERIHKGEKPYKCNECGKTFIYKAALIVHQRIHTGEKPYECNECGKTFSQRTHLCAHQRIHTGEKPYECKECGKTFADNSALRAHQRIHTGEKPYECNECGKTFSKTSHLQAHLRTQTGEKPYECNECGKTFSQKSYVIAHQRIHTGEKPYECNICGKPFAHNSTLRVHQRTHTGVKSYECNECGKTFSQKSHLSAHQRIHTGEKPYECNECGKAFAQNSTLKVHQRIHTGEKPYECNECRKTFIRKAALRVHHTRMHTREETLTCGEFGKS, encoded by the exons CAGGGATCCATGTCATTTGAAGATGTGATTGTCGAATTTACCCAGGATGAATGGCAGTACATGAGCCCTGCTCAAAGGATCCTGTACAGAGATGTGATGCTAGAGAACTATAGCCACCTCATCTCAGTGG GGTGTTGCACCACCAAACCTGAGATGATCTTCAAGTTGGAGCAAGGAGAAGAGCCCTGGTCCTTAGAGGAAGAATTCCTAAACCAGAGGTACCCAG gatATTTCAGTGTTGATATTCACATTGAGGGGAACcaggaaaaacaagagaaaccTCTGTGGCAAGTAATATTCACTGATAACAAAACATTGAGTAAAGATGGGCAGAAAGTTTTAGAAAAACCATTTATTCTGGATATACTTCCAAATTCTTCTGAAAAAATGCCCTGTAAATGTGACTCATGTAGAATGAATTTGCAAGTTGTTTCTGAGTTAATTATTTGTGATAGAAACTATTCAAGAAAGAAGGCTGATTACATGAATGTTTGCAAAAAGTTGCAGCTTGatattaaagatgagaaaactcatACTAGAGAGAAACGTTATGATTATAATAGAAACATGAAACCTCTCATTAATAGGAAAGATCATCAGAAACTTCAAAGCCTGGAGCAGTCTTTTGAATGTAATGAATTTGGGAAAGTTTTACATGGTAAGACTCTCATTATTATAGGAGAGGAATCATATAAGGGTGATGAACTTAGGAAAACCTGTGATAAAGCAGCTTTATTTAACTACACGAGAACTGGCACAAGAGAGAAATGCTTTGATcttaatgaatgtgggaaatcctGTGACAAAACCACCTCTGTGAATTACAATAAGGTTCACATGGCTGTGACAAACTCTGAATATAATGAGAGTGGGAATAACTTCAGCAGGATCTTGTCTCTCACTCAATCTCAGAGAACTGTTAAAGAACAGCGTGCTTTTGTAAGCAGTAAATGTGATGAAAACATGATCCCGAGCTCAACCCATACAgtacaaaaaaagacacaaattaaagATGAATCTTGTGCATTTAATGGATGTATAAATGCCTTCTACCAGAAATTAGACCTTATAGTATGTCAGAGAACTCACACAGAAGAGGAACCCTATCAATGTGATAAATATGGGAGGTCCTTCCATCAAAACTCAGCTGTCAGTGTAcatcagcaaaatgaaactgGAGAGAAGTCATTTGAATGTAATGAATGCAGGAAATCCTTTTACCAGAAAGCACAACTCATTCATCATCAGAGGATCCAATCAGGAGAGAAACCTGAGGAATGTGGGGACTCTTTTTATTCAAGTTCACACCCTATTCATTATCCTGGAACTGATATGAGGGTCAGTCTCTATGATTGTAATAAATGTGGGAAAACTTTCTGCCAAAAGTCAAACATCCATGAAAATCTGACAGGTCGCACAAAGGATTATGATAACAGTGGATGTGGGAAACCTTACAAGAAGCCTGCTCTCATAGTACACCAAAGAACATATACAGGGATGAAACTCTGTCAAAGTAATACACATGGGAAAACATTCTCCAAGATAGTACATTTCAAAGAACATCAGAGAATTAACACAGGGGAGAAATCCTACAAATGTATTGAATGtgggaaaactttttttaagacaTCACATCTCAGAgcacatcagagaattcacacaggCGAAAAACCATACAAATGTACTGAATGTGGGAAGACTTTCTCTCACAAGACACACCTTAGTGCACATCAGAGAATCCATACTggggagaaaccctatgaatgtaatggATGTGGGAAAACTTTTGCTGATAATTCAACCCTCAGAgcacatcagagaattcacacaggggagaaaccctatgaatgtaatgaatgtgggaggTCCTTTGCCCATATATCTGTTCTCAGAgcacatcagagaattcatacaggggagaaaccctatgaatgtaatgaCTGTGGGAGATCTTTTGCCCATAATTCAGCCCTTAGAgcacatcagagaattcacacagggGAGAAACCCTATGAGTGTAGTGACTGTGAGAAGACTTTTGCCCATAATTCAGCTCTCAGAgtacatcagagaattcatacaggGGAGAAACCATATGAATGTAGTGAATGTATGAAAACGTTTGCCCATAATTCAGCTCTCAGAGCACATCAGAAAATTCATACAGGGGAAAAACTctatgaatgtaatgaatgtaGGAAAACTTTTTCACAGAAAACGCATCTCAGTacacatcagagaattcacacagggGAAAAACCTTACGAATGTAGCGAGTGTGGGAAAACCTTCTCTCAGAAATCATACCTCAGTGGACATGAGAGAATTCACAAAGGGGAAAAACCttataaatgtaatgaatgtgggaaaacttTTATCTATAAGGCAGCCCTCATAGTCCATCAAAgaattcacacaggagagaaaccctatgagtgtaatgaatgtgggaaaacttTCTCCCAAAGAACACACCTCTGTGCACATCAGAGAATCCATACAGGggagaaaccttatgaatgcaAGGAATGTGGGAAAACTTTCGCTGATAATTCAGCCCTCAGGgcacatcagagaattcacacaggggagaaaccctatgaatgtaatgaGTGTGGGAAAACGTTTTCCAAGACATCACACCTCCAGGCACATCTGAGGACTCAGACAggggagaaaccctatgaatgtaatgaatgtgggaaaacttTCTCCCAGAAGTCATATGTTATTgcacatcagagaattcatacaggGGAGAAACCCTATGAGTGTAATATATGTGGGAAACCTTTTGCCCATAATTCAACCCTCAGAGTCcatcagagaactcacacaggTGTAAAATcctatgaatgtaatgaatgtgggaagacTTTCTCCCAGAAGTCACACCTTAGTGCACACCAGAGAATTCACACAGGGGAGAAACCCTATgagtgtaatgaatgtgggaaagcttttgcacaaaatTCAACTCTCAAAGTACACCAGAgaattcacacaggagagaaaccctatgaatgtaatgaatgCAGGAAAACTTTTATCCGTAAGGCAGCTCTTAGGGTACATCACACCAGAATGCACACCAGAGAGGAAACCCTTACATGTGGTGAATTTGGGAAGTCCTGA
- the ZNF658 gene encoding zinc finger protein 658 isoform X1 — protein sequence MNMVWGSMSFEDVIVEFTQDEWQYMSPAQRILYRDVMLENYSHLISVGCCTTKPEMIFKLEQGEEPWSLEEEFLNQRYPGYFSVDIHIEGNQEKQEKPLWQVIFTDNKTLSKDGQKVLEKPFILDILPNSSEKMPCKCDSCRMNLQVVSELIICDRNYSRKKADYMNVCKKLQLDIKDEKTHTREKRYDYNRNMKPLINRKDHQKLQSLEQSFECNEFGKVLHGKTLIIIGEESYKGDELRKTCDKAALFNYTRTGTREKCFDLNECGKSCDKTTSVNYNKVHMAVTNSEYNESGNNFSRILSLTQSQRTVKEQRAFVSSKCDENMIPSSTHTVQKKTQIKDESCAFNGCINAFYQKLDLIVCQRTHTEEEPYQCDKYGRSFHQNSAVSVHQQNETGEKSFECNECRKSFYQKAQLIHHQRIQSGEKPEECGDSFYSSSHPIHYPGTDMRVSLYDCNKCGKTFCQKSNIHENLTGRTKDYDNSGCGKPYKKPALIVHQRTYTGMKLCQSNTHGKTFSKIVHFKEHQRINTGEKSYKCIECGKTFFKTSHLRAHQRIHTGEKPYKCTECGKTFSHKTHLSAHQRIHTGEKPYECNGCGKTFADNSTLRAHQRIHTGEKPYECNECGRSFAHISVLRAHQRIHTGEKPYECNDCGRSFAHNSALRAHQRIHTGEKPYECSDCEKTFAHNSALRVHQRIHTGEKPYECSECMKTFAHNSALRAHQKIHTGEKLYECNECRKTFSQKTHLSTHQRIHTGEKPYECSECGKTFSQKSYLSGHERIHKGEKPYKCNECGKTFIYKAALIVHQRIHTGEKPYECNECGKTFSQRTHLCAHQRIHTGEKPYECKECGKTFADNSALRAHQRIHTGEKPYECNECGKTFSKTSHLQAHLRTQTGEKPYECNECGKTFSQKSYVIAHQRIHTGEKPYECNICGKPFAHNSTLRVHQRTHTGVKSYECNECGKTFSQKSHLSAHQRIHTGEKPYECNECGKAFAQNSTLKVHQRIHTGEKPYECNECRKTFIRKAALRVHHTRMHTREETLTCGEFGKS from the exons GGATCCATGTCATTTGAAGATGTGATTGTCGAATTTACCCAGGATGAATGGCAGTACATGAGCCCTGCTCAAAGGATCCTGTACAGAGATGTGATGCTAGAGAACTATAGCCACCTCATCTCAGTGG GGTGTTGCACCACCAAACCTGAGATGATCTTCAAGTTGGAGCAAGGAGAAGAGCCCTGGTCCTTAGAGGAAGAATTCCTAAACCAGAGGTACCCAG gatATTTCAGTGTTGATATTCACATTGAGGGGAACcaggaaaaacaagagaaaccTCTGTGGCAAGTAATATTCACTGATAACAAAACATTGAGTAAAGATGGGCAGAAAGTTTTAGAAAAACCATTTATTCTGGATATACTTCCAAATTCTTCTGAAAAAATGCCCTGTAAATGTGACTCATGTAGAATGAATTTGCAAGTTGTTTCTGAGTTAATTATTTGTGATAGAAACTATTCAAGAAAGAAGGCTGATTACATGAATGTTTGCAAAAAGTTGCAGCTTGatattaaagatgagaaaactcatACTAGAGAGAAACGTTATGATTATAATAGAAACATGAAACCTCTCATTAATAGGAAAGATCATCAGAAACTTCAAAGCCTGGAGCAGTCTTTTGAATGTAATGAATTTGGGAAAGTTTTACATGGTAAGACTCTCATTATTATAGGAGAGGAATCATATAAGGGTGATGAACTTAGGAAAACCTGTGATAAAGCAGCTTTATTTAACTACACGAGAACTGGCACAAGAGAGAAATGCTTTGATcttaatgaatgtgggaaatcctGTGACAAAACCACCTCTGTGAATTACAATAAGGTTCACATGGCTGTGACAAACTCTGAATATAATGAGAGTGGGAATAACTTCAGCAGGATCTTGTCTCTCACTCAATCTCAGAGAACTGTTAAAGAACAGCGTGCTTTTGTAAGCAGTAAATGTGATGAAAACATGATCCCGAGCTCAACCCATACAgtacaaaaaaagacacaaattaaagATGAATCTTGTGCATTTAATGGATGTATAAATGCCTTCTACCAGAAATTAGACCTTATAGTATGTCAGAGAACTCACACAGAAGAGGAACCCTATCAATGTGATAAATATGGGAGGTCCTTCCATCAAAACTCAGCTGTCAGTGTAcatcagcaaaatgaaactgGAGAGAAGTCATTTGAATGTAATGAATGCAGGAAATCCTTTTACCAGAAAGCACAACTCATTCATCATCAGAGGATCCAATCAGGAGAGAAACCTGAGGAATGTGGGGACTCTTTTTATTCAAGTTCACACCCTATTCATTATCCTGGAACTGATATGAGGGTCAGTCTCTATGATTGTAATAAATGTGGGAAAACTTTCTGCCAAAAGTCAAACATCCATGAAAATCTGACAGGTCGCACAAAGGATTATGATAACAGTGGATGTGGGAAACCTTACAAGAAGCCTGCTCTCATAGTACACCAAAGAACATATACAGGGATGAAACTCTGTCAAAGTAATACACATGGGAAAACATTCTCCAAGATAGTACATTTCAAAGAACATCAGAGAATTAACACAGGGGAGAAATCCTACAAATGTATTGAATGtgggaaaactttttttaagacaTCACATCTCAGAgcacatcagagaattcacacaggCGAAAAACCATACAAATGTACTGAATGTGGGAAGACTTTCTCTCACAAGACACACCTTAGTGCACATCAGAGAATCCATACTggggagaaaccctatgaatgtaatggATGTGGGAAAACTTTTGCTGATAATTCAACCCTCAGAgcacatcagagaattcacacaggggagaaaccctatgaatgtaatgaatgtgggaggTCCTTTGCCCATATATCTGTTCTCAGAgcacatcagagaattcatacaggggagaaaccctatgaatgtaatgaCTGTGGGAGATCTTTTGCCCATAATTCAGCCCTTAGAgcacatcagagaattcacacagggGAGAAACCCTATGAGTGTAGTGACTGTGAGAAGACTTTTGCCCATAATTCAGCTCTCAGAgtacatcagagaattcatacaggGGAGAAACCATATGAATGTAGTGAATGTATGAAAACGTTTGCCCATAATTCAGCTCTCAGAGCACATCAGAAAATTCATACAGGGGAAAAACTctatgaatgtaatgaatgtaGGAAAACTTTTTCACAGAAAACGCATCTCAGTacacatcagagaattcacacagggGAAAAACCTTACGAATGTAGCGAGTGTGGGAAAACCTTCTCTCAGAAATCATACCTCAGTGGACATGAGAGAATTCACAAAGGGGAAAAACCttataaatgtaatgaatgtgggaaaacttTTATCTATAAGGCAGCCCTCATAGTCCATCAAAgaattcacacaggagagaaaccctatgagtgtaatgaatgtgggaaaacttTCTCCCAAAGAACACACCTCTGTGCACATCAGAGAATCCATACAGGggagaaaccttatgaatgcaAGGAATGTGGGAAAACTTTCGCTGATAATTCAGCCCTCAGGgcacatcagagaattcacacaggggagaaaccctatgaatgtaatgaGTGTGGGAAAACGTTTTCCAAGACATCACACCTCCAGGCACATCTGAGGACTCAGACAggggagaaaccctatgaatgtaatgaatgtgggaaaacttTCTCCCAGAAGTCATATGTTATTgcacatcagagaattcatacaggGGAGAAACCCTATGAGTGTAATATATGTGGGAAACCTTTTGCCCATAATTCAACCCTCAGAGTCcatcagagaactcacacaggTGTAAAATcctatgaatgtaatgaatgtgggaagacTTTCTCCCAGAAGTCACACCTTAGTGCACACCAGAGAATTCACACAGGGGAGAAACCCTATgagtgtaatgaatgtgggaaagcttttgcacaaaatTCAACTCTCAAAGTACACCAGAgaattcacacaggagagaaaccctatgaatgtaatgaatgCAGGAAAACTTTTATCCGTAAGGCAGCTCTTAGGGTACATCACACCAGAATGCACACCAGAGAGGAAACCCTTACATGTGGTGAATTTGGGAAGTCCTGA
- the ZNF658 gene encoding zinc finger protein 658 isoform X3, whose amino-acid sequence MNMVWDEWQYMSPAQRILYRDVMLENYSHLISVGCCTTKPEMIFKLEQGEEPWSLEEEFLNQRYPGYFSVDIHIEGNQEKQEKPLWQVIFTDNKTLSKDGQKVLEKPFILDILPNSSEKMPCKCDSCRMNLQVVSELIICDRNYSRKKADYMNVCKKLQLDIKDEKTHTREKRYDYNRNMKPLINRKDHQKLQSLEQSFECNEFGKVLHGKTLIIIGEESYKGDELRKTCDKAALFNYTRTGTREKCFDLNECGKSCDKTTSVNYNKVHMAVTNSEYNESGNNFSRILSLTQSQRTVKEQRAFVSSKCDENMIPSSTHTVQKKTQIKDESCAFNGCINAFYQKLDLIVCQRTHTEEEPYQCDKYGRSFHQNSAVSVHQQNETGEKSFECNECRKSFYQKAQLIHHQRIQSGEKPEECGDSFYSSSHPIHYPGTDMRVSLYDCNKCGKTFCQKSNIHENLTGRTKDYDNSGCGKPYKKPALIVHQRTYTGMKLCQSNTHGKTFSKIVHFKEHQRINTGEKSYKCIECGKTFFKTSHLRAHQRIHTGEKPYKCTECGKTFSHKTHLSAHQRIHTGEKPYECNGCGKTFADNSTLRAHQRIHTGEKPYECNECGRSFAHISVLRAHQRIHTGEKPYECNDCGRSFAHNSALRAHQRIHTGEKPYECSDCEKTFAHNSALRVHQRIHTGEKPYECSECMKTFAHNSALRAHQKIHTGEKLYECNECRKTFSQKTHLSTHQRIHTGEKPYECSECGKTFSQKSYLSGHERIHKGEKPYKCNECGKTFIYKAALIVHQRIHTGEKPYECNECGKTFSQRTHLCAHQRIHTGEKPYECKECGKTFADNSALRAHQRIHTGEKPYECNECGKTFSKTSHLQAHLRTQTGEKPYECNECGKTFSQKSYVIAHQRIHTGEKPYECNICGKPFAHNSTLRVHQRTHTGVKSYECNECGKTFSQKSHLSAHQRIHTGEKPYECNECGKAFAQNSTLKVHQRIHTGEKPYECNECRKTFIRKAALRVHHTRMHTREETLTCGEFGKS is encoded by the exons GATGAATGGCAGTACATGAGCCCTGCTCAAAGGATCCTGTACAGAGATGTGATGCTAGAGAACTATAGCCACCTCATCTCAGTGG GGTGTTGCACCACCAAACCTGAGATGATCTTCAAGTTGGAGCAAGGAGAAGAGCCCTGGTCCTTAGAGGAAGAATTCCTAAACCAGAGGTACCCAG gatATTTCAGTGTTGATATTCACATTGAGGGGAACcaggaaaaacaagagaaaccTCTGTGGCAAGTAATATTCACTGATAACAAAACATTGAGTAAAGATGGGCAGAAAGTTTTAGAAAAACCATTTATTCTGGATATACTTCCAAATTCTTCTGAAAAAATGCCCTGTAAATGTGACTCATGTAGAATGAATTTGCAAGTTGTTTCTGAGTTAATTATTTGTGATAGAAACTATTCAAGAAAGAAGGCTGATTACATGAATGTTTGCAAAAAGTTGCAGCTTGatattaaagatgagaaaactcatACTAGAGAGAAACGTTATGATTATAATAGAAACATGAAACCTCTCATTAATAGGAAAGATCATCAGAAACTTCAAAGCCTGGAGCAGTCTTTTGAATGTAATGAATTTGGGAAAGTTTTACATGGTAAGACTCTCATTATTATAGGAGAGGAATCATATAAGGGTGATGAACTTAGGAAAACCTGTGATAAAGCAGCTTTATTTAACTACACGAGAACTGGCACAAGAGAGAAATGCTTTGATcttaatgaatgtgggaaatcctGTGACAAAACCACCTCTGTGAATTACAATAAGGTTCACATGGCTGTGACAAACTCTGAATATAATGAGAGTGGGAATAACTTCAGCAGGATCTTGTCTCTCACTCAATCTCAGAGAACTGTTAAAGAACAGCGTGCTTTTGTAAGCAGTAAATGTGATGAAAACATGATCCCGAGCTCAACCCATACAgtacaaaaaaagacacaaattaaagATGAATCTTGTGCATTTAATGGATGTATAAATGCCTTCTACCAGAAATTAGACCTTATAGTATGTCAGAGAACTCACACAGAAGAGGAACCCTATCAATGTGATAAATATGGGAGGTCCTTCCATCAAAACTCAGCTGTCAGTGTAcatcagcaaaatgaaactgGAGAGAAGTCATTTGAATGTAATGAATGCAGGAAATCCTTTTACCAGAAAGCACAACTCATTCATCATCAGAGGATCCAATCAGGAGAGAAACCTGAGGAATGTGGGGACTCTTTTTATTCAAGTTCACACCCTATTCATTATCCTGGAACTGATATGAGGGTCAGTCTCTATGATTGTAATAAATGTGGGAAAACTTTCTGCCAAAAGTCAAACATCCATGAAAATCTGACAGGTCGCACAAAGGATTATGATAACAGTGGATGTGGGAAACCTTACAAGAAGCCTGCTCTCATAGTACACCAAAGAACATATACAGGGATGAAACTCTGTCAAAGTAATACACATGGGAAAACATTCTCCAAGATAGTACATTTCAAAGAACATCAGAGAATTAACACAGGGGAGAAATCCTACAAATGTATTGAATGtgggaaaactttttttaagacaTCACATCTCAGAgcacatcagagaattcacacaggCGAAAAACCATACAAATGTACTGAATGTGGGAAGACTTTCTCTCACAAGACACACCTTAGTGCACATCAGAGAATCCATACTggggagaaaccctatgaatgtaatggATGTGGGAAAACTTTTGCTGATAATTCAACCCTCAGAgcacatcagagaattcacacaggggagaaaccctatgaatgtaatgaatgtgggaggTCCTTTGCCCATATATCTGTTCTCAGAgcacatcagagaattcatacaggggagaaaccctatgaatgtaatgaCTGTGGGAGATCTTTTGCCCATAATTCAGCCCTTAGAgcacatcagagaattcacacagggGAGAAACCCTATGAGTGTAGTGACTGTGAGAAGACTTTTGCCCATAATTCAGCTCTCAGAgtacatcagagaattcatacaggGGAGAAACCATATGAATGTAGTGAATGTATGAAAACGTTTGCCCATAATTCAGCTCTCAGAGCACATCAGAAAATTCATACAGGGGAAAAACTctatgaatgtaatgaatgtaGGAAAACTTTTTCACAGAAAACGCATCTCAGTacacatcagagaattcacacagggGAAAAACCTTACGAATGTAGCGAGTGTGGGAAAACCTTCTCTCAGAAATCATACCTCAGTGGACATGAGAGAATTCACAAAGGGGAAAAACCttataaatgtaatgaatgtgggaaaacttTTATCTATAAGGCAGCCCTCATAGTCCATCAAAgaattcacacaggagagaaaccctatgagtgtaatgaatgtgggaaaacttTCTCCCAAAGAACACACCTCTGTGCACATCAGAGAATCCATACAGGggagaaaccttatgaatgcaAGGAATGTGGGAAAACTTTCGCTGATAATTCAGCCCTCAGGgcacatcagagaattcacacaggggagaaaccctatgaatgtaatgaGTGTGGGAAAACGTTTTCCAAGACATCACACCTCCAGGCACATCTGAGGACTCAGACAggggagaaaccctatgaatgtaatgaatgtgggaaaacttTCTCCCAGAAGTCATATGTTATTgcacatcagagaattcatacaggGGAGAAACCCTATGAGTGTAATATATGTGGGAAACCTTTTGCCCATAATTCAACCCTCAGAGTCcatcagagaactcacacaggTGTAAAATcctatgaatgtaatgaatgtgggaagacTTTCTCCCAGAAGTCACACCTTAGTGCACACCAGAGAATTCACACAGGGGAGAAACCCTATgagtgtaatgaatgtgggaaagcttttgcacaaaatTCAACTCTCAAAGTACACCAGAgaattcacacaggagagaaaccctatgaatgtaatgaatgCAGGAAAACTTTTATCCGTAAGGCAGCTCTTAGGGTACATCACACCAGAATGCACACCAGAGAGGAAACCCTTACATGTGGTGAATTTGGGAAGTCCTGA